One window from the genome of Pseudomonas sp. L5B5 encodes:
- a CDS encoding YkgJ family cysteine cluster protein — MSCNRQTVRSLRQQIPSFECVPGCHDCCGPVTTSPEEMSRLPRKTAAEQDAAMAVLDCVHLGPQGCTVYDERPLICRLFGTTPSLPCPNGRRPVEMIHPQVEKQIHDYMASQRQILV, encoded by the coding sequence ATGAGCTGTAACCGTCAGACCGTCCGTAGCCTGCGCCAGCAGATTCCTTCCTTCGAATGTGTGCCGGGCTGTCACGACTGTTGCGGCCCGGTCACTACGTCGCCTGAGGAAATGTCCCGGCTGCCGCGCAAGACCGCCGCCGAGCAGGATGCGGCCATGGCCGTGCTGGACTGTGTGCACCTGGGGCCCCAGGGTTGCACCGTGTATGACGAGCGCCCGCTGATCTGCCGTCTGTTCGGCACCACCCCAAGCCTGCCTTGCCCCAATGGCCGGCGCCCGGTGGAGATGATCCATCCACAAGTCGAAAAGCAGATCCACGACTACATGGCCAGCCAGCGCCAGATACTGGTCTAG
- a CDS encoding PLP-dependent aminotransferase family protein — MTLYVNLAELLGTRIEQGFYRPGDRLPSVRALSVEHGVSLSTVQQAYRLLEDNGLAMPKPKSGYFVPPSRELPALPAVGRPAQRPVEISQWDQVLELIRSVPRKDVVQLGRGMPDITTPTMKPLLRALARLSRRQDMPGLYYDNIYGVLELREQVARLMLDSGCQVGPNDLVITTGCHEALSTSIRAICQPGDIVAVDSPSFHGAMQTLKGLGMKALEIPTDPVTGISLEALELALEQWPIKAIQLTPNCNNPLGYIMPESRKRDLLTLAQRFDVAIIEDDVYGELAYTYPRPRSIKSFDDDGRVLLCSSFSKTLAPGLRIGWVAPGRYLERVLHMKYISTGSTAPQPQVAIAEFLKGGHFEPHLRKMRSQYQRNRDLMLDWVSRYFPAGTRASRPQGSFLLWIELPERFDSLKLNRILLDQGVQIAVGSIFSASGKYRNCLRMNYAAKPTPQIEDAVRKVGAAAGRLLSEPRD; from the coding sequence ATGACCCTCTATGTGAACCTTGCCGAACTGCTCGGCACCCGCATCGAACAGGGCTTCTACCGCCCGGGCGACCGACTGCCGTCGGTACGTGCCCTGAGCGTGGAGCACGGGGTCAGCCTGAGCACCGTACAGCAGGCCTATCGCCTGCTGGAGGACAACGGCCTGGCGATGCCCAAGCCCAAGTCGGGATACTTCGTCCCCCCCAGCCGCGAGCTGCCCGCCCTGCCAGCGGTGGGGCGCCCGGCACAGCGGCCGGTGGAAATTTCCCAGTGGGACCAGGTGCTGGAACTGATCCGCTCGGTACCTCGCAAGGATGTCGTTCAGCTGGGACGCGGCATGCCGGACATCACCACGCCGACCATGAAACCGCTGTTGCGGGCCCTGGCCCGGCTCAGCCGACGCCAGGACATGCCCGGCCTGTACTACGACAACATCTACGGCGTGCTTGAGCTGCGCGAGCAGGTGGCACGGCTAATGCTGGATTCCGGCTGCCAGGTAGGGCCCAACGACCTGGTGATCACCACCGGTTGCCACGAGGCCCTGTCCACCAGCATCCGCGCCATCTGCCAGCCCGGGGACATCGTCGCCGTGGACTCGCCGAGCTTCCACGGTGCCATGCAGACCCTCAAGGGGCTGGGCATGAAGGCCCTGGAAATTCCCACCGACCCGGTCACCGGCATCAGCCTGGAAGCCCTGGAACTGGCCCTGGAGCAATGGCCGATCAAGGCCATACAGTTGACTCCCAACTGCAACAACCCCCTGGGCTACATCATGCCCGAGTCGCGCAAGCGCGATCTGTTGACCCTGGCCCAGCGCTTCGACGTGGCGATCATCGAGGACGATGTGTATGGCGAACTGGCCTATACCTATCCACGCCCAAGGAGCATCAAGTCCTTCGACGATGATGGACGCGTCCTGCTGTGCAGTTCGTTCTCGAAAACCCTGGCGCCCGGCCTGCGCATCGGTTGGGTCGCGCCCGGACGCTACCTGGAGCGGGTCCTGCACATGAAGTACATCAGCACCGGCTCCACCGCACCGCAACCCCAGGTCGCCATCGCCGAATTCCTCAAGGGCGGCCACTTCGAACCCCACCTGCGCAAGATGCGCAGCCAGTACCAGCGCAATCGCGACCTGATGCTCGACTGGGTCAGCCGCTACTTCCCCGCCGGTACCCGCGCCAGCCGCCCGCAAGGCAGCTTCCTGCTGTGGATCGAACTTCCCGAGCGCTTCGACTCTCTGAAGCTCAATCGGATCCTGCTGGACCAGGGTGTGCAGATTGCCGTGGGCAGCATATTTTCCGCCTCGGGCAAGTACCGCAATTGCCTGCGGATGAACTACGCTGCCAAACCAACCCCGCAGATCGAGGACGCGGTACGCAAGGTCGGTGCCGCAGCCGGCCGGCTGCTCAGCGAACCCAGGGACTGA
- a CDS encoding NAD(P)/FAD-dependent oxidoreductase, giving the protein MPASLQHTASDRHPASYYAASSLPQTDYPALAGEQVADVCVVGGGFSGLNTALELAERGLSVILLEARRIGWGASGRNGGQLIRGVGHGLDQFTKVIGQDGVRQMKLMGLEAVEIVRQRIERFQIPCDLTWGYCDLANKPADLEGFAEDAEELRSLGYRHQTRLLQADEMHGVVGSRRYVGGLVDMGSGHLHPLNLALGEARAAEQLGVRLFEHSCVTRIDYGAEIKVHAAQGTVRARTLVLGCNAYLNDLNPQLGGKVLPAGSYIIATEPLSPDLARELLPQNMAVCDQRVALDYYRLSADRRLLFGGACHYSGRDPRDIAAYMRPKMLDVFPQLAGVKIDYQWGGMIGIGANRLPQIGRLKEQPNVYYAQAYSGHGVNATHLAGKLLGEAISGQHSGGFDLFDKVPHITFPGGKHLRSPLLALGMLWHRLKELA; this is encoded by the coding sequence ATGCCTGCCAGCCTCCAGCACACCGCCAGCGACCGGCACCCCGCCTCCTACTACGCGGCCAGCAGCCTGCCGCAAACGGACTATCCGGCGCTGGCGGGCGAGCAGGTCGCGGACGTGTGCGTGGTCGGCGGCGGATTCTCGGGGCTCAATACCGCGCTGGAGCTGGCCGAGCGCGGGCTCAGCGTGATTCTCCTGGAGGCCCGCCGGATCGGCTGGGGCGCCAGCGGACGCAATGGCGGGCAGCTGATTCGCGGCGTCGGCCACGGCCTCGACCAGTTCACCAAGGTGATCGGCCAGGACGGCGTGCGGCAGATGAAGCTCATGGGCCTGGAGGCGGTGGAAATCGTCCGCCAGCGCATCGAGCGCTTCCAGATTCCCTGCGACCTGACCTGGGGCTACTGCGACCTGGCCAACAAACCTGCCGACCTCGAGGGTTTTGCCGAAGACGCCGAGGAGCTGCGCAGCCTGGGCTACCGTCACCAGACCCGCCTGCTGCAAGCCGATGAAATGCACGGTGTGGTGGGTTCCAGGCGTTACGTCGGCGGCCTGGTCGACATGGGTTCCGGCCACCTGCACCCACTGAACCTGGCCCTGGGCGAAGCCCGGGCCGCCGAGCAACTGGGGGTACGCCTGTTCGAGCACTCTTGCGTGACCCGCATCGACTACGGCGCCGAGATCAAGGTGCATGCGGCACAGGGCACGGTGCGCGCCAGGACCCTGGTCCTGGGCTGCAACGCCTACCTCAACGACCTCAACCCGCAACTGGGGGGCAAAGTCCTGCCGGCCGGCAGCTACATCATCGCCACCGAGCCCCTGAGCCCGGACCTGGCTCGGGAACTGTTGCCGCAGAACATGGCCGTCTGCGACCAACGGGTGGCACTGGACTACTACCGCCTCTCGGCCGACCGGCGCCTTCTGTTCGGTGGGGCCTGCCACTACTCCGGACGCGACCCCAGGGACATTGCCGCCTACATGCGGCCAAAGATGCTCGACGTGTTCCCGCAACTGGCAGGAGTGAAGATCGACTACCAGTGGGGCGGCATGATCGGCATCGGCGCCAACCGCCTGCCACAGATCGGCCGGCTCAAGGAGCAACCCAATGTGTACTACGCCCAGGCCTACTCCGGCCACGGGGTGAATGCCACGCACCTGGCGGGCAAGCTTCTGGGCGAGGCTATCAGCGGCCAGCACAGCGGCGGTTTCGACCTGTTCGACAAAGTGCCGCACATCACCTTCCCTGGCGGCAAGCACCTGCGCTCGCCGCTGCTGGCCCTGGGCATGCTCTGGCATCGCCTGAAAGAGCTGGCCTGA
- a CDS encoding xanthine phosphoribosyltransferase, protein MEALHKKIREEGIVLSDQVLKVDAFLNHQIDPQLMKLIGDEFATLFKDSGITKIVTIEASGIAPAIMTGLNLGVPVIFARKHQSLTLTENLLSATVYSFTKQVESTVAISPRHLTSSDRVLIIDDFLANGKASQALISIIKQAGATVAGLGIVIEKSFQGGRAELDAQGYRVESLARVKSLAGGVVTFIE, encoded by the coding sequence GTGGAAGCACTGCACAAGAAAATTCGCGAAGAAGGCATCGTGCTTTCCGATCAAGTACTGAAAGTCGACGCCTTTCTGAACCATCAGATCGATCCGCAGTTGATGAAATTGATCGGCGACGAATTTGCCACGCTGTTCAAGGACTCGGGCATCACCAAGATCGTGACCATCGAGGCCTCCGGCATCGCTCCGGCGATCATGACCGGCCTGAACCTGGGTGTACCGGTGATCTTCGCACGCAAGCACCAGTCCCTGACCCTGACCGAGAACCTGCTCTCGGCCACCGTCTACTCCTTCACCAAGCAAGTGGAAAGCACCGTGGCCATTTCCCCACGGCACCTGACCAGCAGCGACCGCGTGCTGATCATCGATGACTTCCTGGCCAACGGCAAAGCATCCCAGGCCCTGATCTCGATCATCAAGCAGGCCGGCGCCACCGTGGCGGGCCTGGGCATCGTGATCGAGAAGTCGTTCCAGGGCGGCCGCGCCGAGCTGGACGCCCAGGGCTACCGCGTGGAATCCCTGGCCCGGGTCAAGTCCCTGGCAGGCGGCGTGGTCACCTTCATCGAATAA
- a CDS encoding DUF1127 domain-containing protein has product MNGLSDVRLSLHSQELVAEQEQATERVSSRSAPSGLGRWGLYWHRLCTRKALLELPPEQLRDIGLTPDEAREEGLKSFWRQ; this is encoded by the coding sequence ATGAACGGCTTGAGCGATGTGCGGCTGTCGTTACACAGTCAGGAACTGGTGGCTGAGCAGGAGCAGGCAACAGAGCGGGTGTCTTCGCGTTCTGCGCCGTCCGGCCTGGGTCGCTGGGGCCTGTACTGGCATCGACTGTGTACTCGCAAGGCCCTGTTGGAGTTGCCCCCCGAACAACTGCGGGATATCGGCCTGACCCCTGATGAGGCACGGGAGGAGGGGCTCAAGTCCTTCTGGCGCCAGTAG
- a CDS encoding RidA family protein gives MSIQRQLTNERMSQIVVHGSTVYLSGQVGDNLEAGIEQQTRETLASIERLLDLAGTDKTRLLSVTIYLKDIDAHFEGMNSVWDQWLPKGVAPARATVESKLCEPEILVELSVVAALP, from the coding sequence ATGTCAATCCAGCGCCAGCTCACCAATGAGCGCATGAGTCAGATCGTTGTTCACGGTAGTACGGTCTACCTGTCCGGACAGGTTGGGGACAACCTGGAGGCCGGGATCGAGCAACAGACCCGGGAAACCCTGGCCAGTATCGAACGCCTGCTGGACCTGGCCGGTACCGACAAGACCCGGTTGCTGTCGGTGACCATCTACCTGAAGGACATCGATGCGCACTTCGAGGGCATGAACAGTGTCTGGGACCAGTGGCTGCCCAAGGGTGTGGCTCCGGCCCGGGCCACTGTCGAGTCCAAGCTCTGCGAGCCTGAAATCCTCGTCGAACTGTCAGTAGTAGCCGCCCTGCCGTAA
- a CDS encoding c-type cytochrome yields the protein MKMLAAPATVLALWAVSAQAATNDDIAKRLEPVGQVCVQGQECKGMEVAASTGGGGGAKTPDDVIAKHCNACHGSGLLGAPKIGDTAAWKERADHQGGLDGILAKAITGINAMPPKGTCADCSDEELKGAIQKMSGLK from the coding sequence ATGAAAATGCTGGCCGCACCAGCAACCGTATTGGCCCTTTGGGCAGTCAGCGCTCAAGCTGCGACTAATGACGATATCGCCAAGCGCCTCGAGCCTGTTGGTCAGGTCTGTGTCCAGGGGCAGGAATGCAAGGGAATGGAGGTCGCTGCCTCAACAGGTGGTGGCGGTGGTGCCAAGACTCCGGACGACGTGATCGCCAAGCACTGCAATGCGTGCCACGGCAGCGGCCTGCTGGGCGCACCGAAAATTGGTGACACAGCTGCCTGGAAAGAGCGTGCCGATCACCAGGGCGGCCTCGACGGCATCCTGGCCAAGGCGATTACCGGCATCAACGCCATGCCTCCAAAGGGTACTTGCGCCGACTGCTCCGATGAGGAACTCAAGGGCGCCATCCAGAAAATGTCCGGCTTGAAATAA
- the dadA gene encoding D-amino acid dehydrogenase has protein sequence MRVLVLGSGVIGTTSAYYLAQAGFEVTVVDRQPAVAMETSFANAGQVSPGYASPWAAPGVPLKAIKWLLQRHAPLAIKATANVDQYLWMAQMLRNCTASRYAVNKERMVRLSEYSRDCLDELRAETGIAYEGRSLGTTQLFRTQAQLDGAAKDIAVLKESGVPFELLDREGIARVEPALANVTNILAGALRLPNDQTGDCQVFTTRLAEMAVKLGVEFRFGQDIQRLDFAGDRINGVWIDGKLETADRYVLALGSYSPQLLKPLGIKAPVYPLKGYSLTVPITNPAMAPTSTILDETYKVAITRFDNRIRVGGMAEIAGFDLSLNPRRRETLEMIVNDLYPQGGDLSQASFWTGLRPTTPDGTPIVGATPYRNLFLNTGHGTLGWTMACGSGRLLADLMAKKQPQISAEGLDISRYGNHEESAKHVNPAPAHQ, from the coding sequence ATGCGCGTTCTGGTCTTGGGCAGTGGCGTTATCGGAACCACGAGTGCCTATTACCTGGCTCAGGCCGGATTCGAAGTGACCGTGGTGGACCGTCAGCCTGCTGTTGCCATGGAAACCAGTTTCGCCAACGCCGGCCAGGTATCGCCTGGTTATGCCTCGCCCTGGGCCGCCCCGGGCGTGCCGCTCAAGGCCATCAAGTGGTTGCTGCAACGTCACGCTCCACTGGCGATCAAGGCCACCGCCAACGTCGACCAGTATCTGTGGATGGCGCAGATGCTGCGCAACTGCACCGCCAGCCGCTATGCCGTGAACAAAGAGCGCATGGTGCGCCTGTCCGAATACAGCCGCGACTGCCTCGACGAACTGCGAGCCGAAACCGGCATCGCCTATGAAGGCCGCAGCCTGGGAACCACCCAGCTGTTCCGTACCCAGGCGCAACTGGACGGTGCAGCCAAGGATATCGCCGTGCTCAAGGAGTCCGGCGTGCCGTTCGAACTGCTGGATCGCGAAGGCATCGCCCGGGTCGAGCCGGCCCTGGCCAACGTTACCAATATCCTCGCCGGTGCCCTGCGCCTGCCCAACGACCAGACTGGCGACTGCCAGGTGTTCACCACCCGACTGGCGGAAATGGCGGTCAAGCTGGGCGTGGAGTTCCGCTTCGGCCAGGACATCCAGCGCCTGGACTTCGCCGGTGACCGGATCAACGGCGTGTGGATCGATGGCAAGCTGGAAACCGCCGACCGCTACGTGCTGGCCCTGGGCAGCTACTCGCCGCAATTGCTCAAGCCACTGGGTATCAAGGCGCCGGTGTATCCGCTCAAGGGTTACTCGCTGACTGTGCCGATCACCAACCCGGCCATGGCCCCGACTTCCACCATCCTGGACGAAACCTACAAGGTCGCGATCACCCGCTTCGACAACCGTATCCGGGTCGGCGGCATGGCCGAGATCGCCGGTTTCGACCTGTCGTTGAATCCGCGTCGGCGCGAAACGCTGGAGATGATCGTCAACGACCTCTATCCTCAAGGCGGCGACCTGTCCCAGGCCAGTTTCTGGACCGGGCTGCGTCCCACTACCCCGGACGGCACGCCGATCGTTGGCGCCACGCCGTATCGCAATCTGTTCCTGAACACCGGCCACGGCACTCTCGGCTGGACCATGGCCTGCGGTTCGGGTCGCCTGCTGGCGGACCTGATGGCCAAGAAACAGCCACAGATCAGCGCCGAGGGCCTCGACATTTCCCGTTATGGCAACCATGAGGAGTCAGCTAAGCATGTCAATCCAGCGCCAGCTCACCAATGA
- a CDS encoding cupin domain-containing protein codes for MDVGERLQSIRKLKGLSQRELAKRAGVTNSTISMIEKNSVSPSISSLRKVLGGIPMSMVEFFSEEILQETPSQIVYKANELIDISDGAVTMKLVGRAHPSRAIAFLNEIYPPGADTGEEMLTHDGEETGILLEGRLELVVGLETFILEAGDSYYFESTKPHRFRNPFNVPARLISAATPANF; via the coding sequence TTGGACGTCGGTGAACGACTGCAATCCATCCGTAAACTGAAAGGTCTGTCCCAGCGTGAACTCGCCAAGCGTGCGGGCGTCACCAATAGCACCATTTCAATGATCGAGAAGAACAGCGTCAGTCCTTCGATCAGCTCCCTGCGCAAGGTGCTGGGCGGTATCCCCATGTCCATGGTGGAGTTCTTTTCCGAGGAAATTCTCCAGGAAACCCCTTCGCAGATCGTCTACAAGGCCAACGAACTGATCGACATCTCCGATGGTGCCGTGACCATGAAGTTGGTAGGTCGGGCCCATCCAAGTCGTGCCATCGCCTTTCTCAACGAGATCTACCCACCGGGCGCCGACACCGGCGAAGAGATGCTCACCCATGACGGCGAGGAAACCGGGATCCTGCTCGAAGGCCGCCTGGAACTGGTGGTCGGGCTGGAGACGTTCATCCTCGAGGCGGGCGACAGCTACTACTTCGAAAGCACCAAGCCCCACCGTTTTCGCAATCCCTTCAATGTGCCAGCGCGACTAATCAGCGCAGCCACCCCGGCCAACTTCTAG
- a CDS encoding Lrp/AsnC ligand binding domain-containing protein yields the protein MRTNHQTRRALDKIDRNILRVLQADGRISFTELGERVGLSTTPCTERVRRLEREGIIMGYNARLNPQHLKGSLLVFVEISLDYKSGDTFEEFRRAVLKLPHVLECHLVSGDFDYLVKARISEMASYRKLLGDILLKLPHVRESKSYIVMEEVKESLSLPIPD from the coding sequence ATGAGAACCAATCATCAGACCCGACGCGCCCTGGACAAGATCGACCGCAACATCTTGCGGGTGCTGCAGGCCGACGGGCGCATTTCCTTCACCGAACTGGGGGAACGGGTCGGACTCTCCACCACCCCTTGTACCGAACGGGTGCGACGCCTGGAGCGCGAGGGAATCATCATGGGCTACAACGCCCGCCTCAACCCCCAGCACCTCAAGGGCAGCCTGCTGGTGTTCGTCGAGATCAGCCTGGACTACAAGTCCGGCGATACCTTCGAGGAGTTCCGCCGGGCAGTGCTGAAGTTGCCCCATGTGCTGGAGTGCCACCTGGTGTCCGGCGACTTCGACTACCTGGTCAAGGCGCGCATTTCGGAGATGGCTTCGTACCGCAAGTTGCTGGGCGACATCCTGCTCAAGCTGCCGCACGTGCGCGAATCCAAGAGCTACATCGTGATGGAGGAAGTGAAGGAGAGCCTGAGCCTGCCGATCCCGGATTGA
- a CDS encoding acetyl-CoA hydrolase/transferase C-terminal domain-containing protein encodes MLQSCSIEHAVDEVLARLPQHIHMGMPLGLGKPNRFANALYRRVAQLPERQLTLYTALSLGRPALGDGLQRRFLEPFVERVFGDYPELDFLADLHRDSLPANIRVEQFFMQPGSLLHSAAAQQDYVSSNYSHAARDINAAGLNLVAQLVARDPQRPDHLSLSCNPDITLDMLPLIAKRRAAGETILILGQVHSDLPYMPGDAEVDAADFDLLIDEEERSTLFSTPNMPVGVQDHCIGLHASTLVRDGGTLQIGIGSMGDALTAALLARQADNEGYRALLADLQVDHWQSLIDREGGVEPFAQGLYGCSEMFVNGLLALADAGIVRRKVYSSVALQQQANAGTLDPTTEGGVVIHGGFFLGPRSFYQRLRELPRDRLAQFNMSAISYINELYGNEELKRLQRRDARFINSAFTMTLLGAAVSDQLQDGRVLSGVGGQYNFVAQGHALADARSVLILRSWRESAGEVSSNIVWEYGHCTIPRHLRDIVITEYGIADLRGKSDAKVIEALLNITDSRFQPGLMEQAQKSGKLPRDFRLDPRFTDNSPQRLQATQARHRHLFPEYPLGSDFTAQERDLLRALNWLKSKFKLSEILELGKAALDAPEPEAYPAHLARMELEKPEGLREDLYQRFLLAGLQATRQS; translated from the coding sequence ATGCTGCAATCCTGTTCCATCGAGCATGCGGTGGATGAAGTGCTCGCCCGCTTGCCGCAACACATCCACATGGGCATGCCCCTGGGCCTGGGCAAGCCCAACCGTTTTGCCAATGCGCTGTACCGGCGCGTGGCCCAACTGCCCGAGCGCCAGCTGACCCTCTACACCGCCTTGAGCCTTGGGCGCCCGGCCCTGGGCGACGGCCTGCAGCGACGTTTTCTCGAACCCTTCGTCGAGCGGGTGTTCGGTGATTACCCCGAACTGGACTTTCTTGCTGACCTGCACCGCGACAGCCTGCCGGCCAACATCCGGGTCGAGCAATTCTTCATGCAGCCGGGCAGCCTGCTGCACAGTGCGGCGGCGCAGCAGGACTACGTCAGCAGCAACTACAGTCATGCCGCCCGGGACATCAACGCCGCCGGCCTGAACCTGGTAGCCCAACTGGTGGCCCGCGATCCGCAACGGCCCGATCACCTGAGCCTGAGCTGCAATCCGGACATCACCCTGGACATGCTGCCGCTGATCGCCAAGCGTCGCGCAGCGGGAGAGACCATCCTGATCCTGGGCCAGGTCCACAGTGATCTGCCTTACATGCCAGGCGACGCCGAAGTGGACGCCGCCGACTTCGACCTGCTGATTGACGAAGAAGAGCGCAGCACGCTGTTTTCCACGCCGAATATGCCGGTGGGCGTGCAGGACCATTGCATTGGCCTGCACGCCAGTACCCTGGTACGCGACGGCGGCACCCTGCAGATCGGCATCGGCTCCATGGGGGATGCGCTGACCGCCGCCTTGCTCGCCCGCCAGGCGGACAACGAGGGATATCGTGCCTTGCTGGCGGATTTGCAGGTGGACCACTGGCAGTCCTTGATCGATCGCGAAGGTGGGGTCGAACCATTTGCCCAGGGGCTCTATGGCTGCAGCGAAATGTTCGTCAATGGCCTGCTGGCCCTGGCCGATGCCGGCATTGTGCGGCGCAAGGTCTACTCGAGTGTGGCGCTGCAGCAGCAGGCCAACGCCGGCACCCTGGACCCGACCACAGAGGGGGGCGTCGTGATCCACGGTGGGTTCTTCCTGGGACCGCGCAGTTTCTACCAGCGCTTGCGCGAGCTGCCCAGGGACAGGCTGGCACAATTCAACATGAGCGCCATCAGCTACATCAACGAGCTGTATGGCAACGAGGAGCTCAAGCGCCTGCAGCGGCGCGATGCACGCTTCATCAACAGCGCATTCACCATGACCTTGCTGGGAGCCGCGGTGTCCGATCAGCTACAGGACGGACGAGTACTGAGCGGTGTGGGCGGGCAGTACAACTTCGTCGCCCAGGGCCATGCCCTGGCCGATGCCCGCTCGGTGCTGATCCTGCGCAGCTGGCGCGAATCGGCGGGGGAGGTCAGTTCCAATATTGTCTGGGAATACGGCCACTGCACCATTCCGCGTCATCTGCGGGACATTGTCATCACCGAGTACGGGATTGCCGACTTGCGAGGCAAATCGGATGCGAAGGTCATCGAGGCGCTGCTCAACATCACCGATTCGCGCTTCCAGCCAGGGCTGATGGAGCAGGCACAGAAATCCGGCAAGCTGCCCAGGGACTTCCGTCTGGACCCACGTTTCACCGACAACAGCCCGCAGCGTCTGCAAGCGACACAGGCGCGCCATCGTCATCTGTTTCCGGAGTATCCGCTGGGCAGCGACTTCACTGCCCAGGAGCGCGACCTGCTGCGGGCGCTGAACTGGCTCAAGAGCAAGTTCAAGCTCAGTGAAATCCTCGAGCTGGGCAAGGCGGCGCTCGACGCGCCGGAGCCCGAGGCATATCCCGCGCACTTGGCGCGCATGGAGCTGGAGAAACCCGAGGGCCTGCGCGAAGACCTGTACCAGCGTTTCCTGCTGGCCGGTCTGCAGGCCACCCGTCAGTCGTGA
- the alr gene encoding alanine racemase codes for MRPARALIDLQALRHNYQLAREVSGVRALAVIKADAYGHGAVRCAQALEDCADGFAVACIEEALELRAAGIRAPVLLLEGFFEASELPLIIEHDFWCVVHSLWQLEAIEQASLSRPLTVWLKLDSGMHRVGLHPKDYQAAYQRLQASGKVEKIVLMSHFARADELDCASSTEQIAVFEAARQGLGAEVSLRNSPAVMGWPSAPSDWVRPGIMLYGATPFEESNPLAERLQPVMTLESKVICVRELPAGEPIGYGAKFITDRPMRIGVVAMGYADGYPRHARTGTPVLVAGQRSRLLGRVSMDMLCVDLTDVPEAGLGSTVELWGKNILASEVALAADTIPYQFFCNLRRVPLVYSEG; via the coding sequence ATGCGTCCTGCCCGTGCCCTGATCGATCTCCAAGCCCTGCGCCACAACTACCAACTGGCCCGCGAAGTCTCGGGCGTCCGCGCCCTTGCGGTGATCAAGGCCGATGCCTATGGCCACGGCGCCGTGCGCTGCGCCCAGGCCCTTGAGGACTGCGCCGACGGTTTTGCCGTGGCCTGCATCGAGGAGGCGCTGGAGTTGCGCGCTGCGGGTATTCGCGCCCCGGTGCTGTTGCTGGAAGGTTTTTTCGAGGCCTCCGAGCTGCCGCTGATCATCGAGCATGACTTCTGGTGCGTGGTGCACTCGCTGTGGCAGTTGGAAGCCATCGAACAAGCGAGCCTGTCCAGGCCGTTGACGGTCTGGCTCAAGCTGGACTCGGGCATGCACCGGGTCGGCCTGCATCCCAAGGACTACCAGGCGGCTTACCAGCGGCTGCAGGCCAGTGGCAAGGTCGAGAAGATCGTGCTGATGAGCCACTTCGCCCGCGCCGACGAACTGGATTGCGCCAGCAGCACCGAGCAGATCGCGGTGTTCGAAGCGGCTCGCCAGGGCCTGGGGGCCGAGGTCAGCCTGCGCAATTCGCCGGCGGTGATGGGCTGGCCGAGTGCCCCCAGCGATTGGGTGCGCCCGGGCATCATGCTCTACGGGGCGACGCCGTTCGAAGAATCCAATCCACTGGCAGAACGCTTGCAGCCGGTCATGACCCTGGAGTCCAAGGTCATCTGCGTGCGAGAGCTGCCCGCTGGCGAACCCATTGGCTACGGCGCCAAGTTCATCACCGACAGGCCGATGCGCATCGGTGTGGTCGCCATGGGTTATGCCGATGGTTATCCGCGCCACGCACGTACCGGTACCCCGGTACTGGTGGCCGGCCAGCGCAGCCGCTTGCTGGGCAGGGTTTCCATGGACATGCTGTGCGTCGACCTGACGGACGTGCCCGAGGCCGGCCTGGGTTCGACCGTGGAACTGTGGGGCAAGAACATCCTCGCCAGCGAGGTCGCCCTGGCTGCTGACACCATCCCTTACCAGTTCTTCTGCAACCTGCGCCGAGTGCCGCTGGTGTACAGCGAAGGCTGA